The following nucleotide sequence is from Euleptes europaea isolate rEulEur1 chromosome 3, rEulEur1.hap1, whole genome shotgun sequence.
GGCAAGAGGACAACACTGAGTAGCAACCCAAATGCACGCTGCTTCCTCTTGAAGAGGATTTGCTTGGTTGGCAAGCAagggtatggggggaggggggaagagaattgTAATCTTTTTTCCACCAACCTGTAATACATGCTCCCAAGAGacactctctcttttttgttcATTTTGGCATTAAACATTCTGTTTGCATTATATTAGATATTTCCTGTCACTTAGGGTGACAGTATTCTCCTGTGCATAACCCATTTAACAGATGAGCAGCCAAGTGGCAAAGGAACTACATTATTAATGTTTCAGGTTAAattaactgattaaaaaaaaaacacacacataccctgggTAAAATGTACATATCAGCACTTTATGCAGACTAAATGAGAAATTAATGGAATATGGCGGGTGGTTTTGTAACCAACAGCAGAGAGTAACCGCCTGAAAAAGGTAATGGGATTTGCATATTAGAGATCTATTAATGGGGATGGAGACATAGAGATGGACTCAAGAATTCCAAAAGGACACTCTGCAGGTTGACATGGCCACCCAAATTGGGTGGGAAAGCAGGAAAACCCACCTGCCTCCTGCATACAACTCTTGTCTCACCAGTGGGGAGAACTTTGGTGAACCTTCGAAGAACACAGCCTGTTTGTACGGTGCAAACACAGACCCACCCAATGTAGTCTCTGGCCTCTTTCACTCAAGAGGGTTACTGGCTGTGGTAGGGGCAAGAGGGTCTCGGCAAGGTATCTGCTCATCTGCAATGGATGATCGTGTGCACAAGTTCTCTTATTAAAAGGAACAAGCAAACACGCAGCATGGAACCCAACAACCTTAAAGCTCGCAACTCTTTCCGCTACAACGGGCTGATTCATCGCAAgactgtgggggtggagcctgttgcTGACAGGAAAGGAGTCGTCGTGGTCCTCAAGAAGCATGCAGGCCAGCCACCTCCTGATGAGGAGATCACAATCAACAAAAATGCACGTGCCATGCTCAACAGCCTCCACCACATCATCCACACGAGCAATTACCGCAAGGACCTGCACATGGCTGCCCTGCATCATGCAAGCACCATTTTGCACAGCCAGAAGCCagtggtggtgaagaagaagaggacccAGGCTACCAAGACTGCCTAAAAGAGTTGCCAGATTATCCAATAAAGGATCAGAACCAGAAAAAAGAGGGTTACTCTACTGTACCTCCATTGGTTTGACTGCTTTCCCTTGGAGAGGATGTGGAGCACAAAAGAATCGCCGGCTCCTAACCCTAACTTCTTGCACTTTGGTGGCTGACTGTCAAAGGGAGGGGAGCAGTTCCAGGTGTTCAGGCCAAGACAGATGCCAGAGCAGAAAAAAAAACTCTGGGCCCCTGCCCCACTTTCACGCAGCAAGCcatggaggaaggcagggagaaGACAGGGGCAACTGGCAGCAACTGTCCGTGTTCCATGGTTGGAGTGAGCAAAGCAGCACTGCAgtctctgtgggttttttttgagaATCTGACAGGCGTTTGGCTCCACCCAGGCAGGCTGTTCCTCAATCGTCACACTGCAATTTGCTGCCAATTAAGGCAAGACCAAACTTTTTGCAAAGCCACTGCCACTTGGCAGGTGTGCAAGAAGAGAGCATTCCGGGGTGCTGgtggagaaaaggaagagaaaggcaaAAGGCAGGCAGAACGGGAGCAAGGAGGTACCACATCCCcccaaatggaggagggggaggaggaagatgcTCGGAGACAGCAAAGGTGGTACAACTTCTGCAACCAGAAGAAGCAGCCCTATGGACCAAACGCTGGCAGGAGGAGGAAATGATTATGCCCTGACCTCAAGGTTGAGCCCTGCTCAATTAATCTAttgagaagacccaacaagagatggattgactctataaaggaagccacggccctcagtttgcaagatctgagcaaggctgtcaaggatagcacattttggaggacattgattcatagagtcaccatgagtcggaagcgacttgacggcccttaacacacacacaatgaggatgcaaagtggcttacaacattattctaTCTTCCTCCATTTGATCTTCACAACAATTACCCAGCTGGCCATTTTGAATCCATACTGGCTTGGACGTCACCACCAGCCAAGTCACCTTGGATGACTAAGTATATCCTGGTGACCTGGCAAGGGAGCTTCACAAAAGCCAATCCTCTTGAGGCCCTAAATTCACATTGTGGGCAGGTGGACACGGAGGTTTTTTAGACTCATTTGCAAGGGTGATCAAATGTTGACATTCCCCAGCCTCCATTCACTTGCCAGAAGAGGGAGGGGGCTTATTTTTAGGTGATGGGGTGCTCTTTCTGGTTAATGTAAACTcttatacacagacacacacaacccAAACTCTGGtggacagtgccatcaagtcacagctaacctatggcaaccccacagagttttcaagacaagagatgtacataggtggtttgccactgcctgcctttgtgtagcgaccctggacttccttggtggtctcccatccaagtactaaccagggctggtccTGCTTAGCTatcgagatctaacaagattgggctagcctgggccatccaggtcaggacccgaCTGTACGCTCCAGCTTTAGGCCAAACTAGTAGTGCACAAAAGACTTTCTGCTCCTCGCATCTAGAAGTCCGGGTGACTTTGCAGCTTACTGTTGGCTAGTGATTGTAAACGGGAGTTGTTATTTTGACATTTCTTTGAATGACCCACTttgactatttttttaaagtgccaaagAGCAACCCTGCAGAGCACCACACAACCATCCCCGATCAAGGGAGCAGATCAAAGCACTAATCTCAGATCAAAGACCTTCAGCACGGCTACAGTGGAAACAAATTAAGTTGGCTGCAGATTTCTCGAGGATATGTACATTGCTGATTTGcataaaacaagattaaaacGAAACAACACCCCCGCTCGCTCCCCAGCTTTTATTTGCATGCTttattaatttggggggggggacaaaaacaAACCCGCACAAGCTCAGAAGAACAGTGTGAGATCAAGCGTAGGTCTAACAAGACACCAGATCAACTTTTACCACTGTAATGGGAAAGGCTACACAAGGGAGCAAGATCTCTGAGCATGTTTTCACTGGCGCGGATTCACACAACCATTTTGAAGCACAGAACTCCGGGGGACGCACGCCTGATGCTCAGCTTCTGCATATTTCCCCAACAGCCTCAGCAGCAGGTCAACACAGCAGTGAAGCtgtgggagggggtgtggctcagtggtagagcatctgcttggcatgcagaaggtcccaggttcaatccccagcatgtccagttaaaggaactaggcaagtagatgatgtgaaagacccctgcctgagacccagccGCAgctggtctgattagacaatactgacttcgatggaccaaaggtctgatttagtataaggcagcttcgtgtgaccATGTGTCATGTGTCCAAGCTGACTTCTTAGCAGTGAAGAATCCTTAGCAGATGGGCAGCAGGTAGCCTGGTAGACTCCAAGCACCAGCAGCAGGTGTCAGATGCTGAGGAAGAGGTAGTCAGAGAGAGGGTGAGAGGGAACCCATCTTGGAGGGCCAAATTGCACGTAACTAGAACGCCCAGTGATGAAAGATGCCCCTATAGGGAAACACGGCAGCCCTCTGTGGTGccccatctttccccccttccagagGTTAAATCTGCCTGGGGAAGGGGGCATTTTCAACTGCGGGAAAATAGCATAGGGCAAAGAGTTAAACCCTCTTTCCCAGCACCATAACCTTGATCAATAtggtggctgctttgaagggtcaAGAGACATGCCACCAGGGCCAGCCACAGAATGACAACTTCACAAAGGGTTTGGTCTTGGCTGACATATCACTGCATGACGATAATGTtttggaccagtggactctgatctggagaaccgggtttgattccccactcctccacatgagcggcagaggctaatctggtgaactggatttgtttccccactcctagccagctgggtgacctcgggcaagttacagctctgctagagctctctcagccccacctacctcacagagtgtctgttgtggagaggggaaggtgatcgtaagccagtttgagtctcccttaagtggtaaagaaagccagcatataaaaaccaagccttcttcttctaatctggagaacccagtgtgattccccactcctccatgtgaagcctgctgggtgaccttgagtagtcacagttctctctgaactctcttagccccacctacctcacaaggtgtctgttgtggggaggggcaggggagacgattgtaagacgctttgagaccccttaaaggtagagaaaaagtggggtataaaaaaacaactcttcttctttcatcaagctctttcccccctttttcactCTGAATGGCAAATCAGAATTTGAATACATGGAGCCCAGTTGCCAGACATGCAAAATCTAGCTCTGCAGCTTCAGACACCTCCCCGTTCCTCCTGTAACCTAGAAGCCATGGAGGACAAGAACCAGTAGATCTTGCTGCAACCAAAAACAATAACGAAGAGTCCTGGGGCACCTGAAACCGCGACACTGCCAAAGCCCTTTCTTTCTCCTCTCGCATGGGCTAAGCATCCTGACACTCTTTGCCAACAGCAAGCTGATCTTGCAACAGCAAAAGATAATGAGCTTCCTCATTGGCTTCTGTAACAGCAGCCAACTTGCCCTGCAATCCAATGACAGTCAAATAAATCAAGGATGCAGAGAGATGCCCTTTACAGCTGACTTTCACCCTACCAAATCCTTTTTAGGCTTTAACACATGGTAGAAAGCACAGATTTGATTGCAAGTGGCCAACCATCAGGCACCTAAAATCAGGgcttattactagggttgccaacctccaggtggtggctggatatctgctattacaactgatctccagccgatggagatcagctcccctggagaaaatgtggaaggcagcttcatgtgttcatcttgtaTATGTTCACcctttgggaggggccatggctcagtggtagagcctctgcttggcatgcagaaggtcccaggttcaatccccggcatctccagttaaagggaccaggcaagtaggtggtgtgaaagacctctgcctgagaccctggagagccgctgccggtctgagtagacaatactgactttgatggaccaagggtctgattcagtagaaggcagcatcatgtgtttgccattgcctgcctctgcgtggggaGTTCTGAGAGCACTGTGACCGGTCCAAGGTAGTGGGCCTGCCGCGACCTGGAAAGTATTCAGAGAATTTCCAGGTTACCGTTCCTGGCTGTGGAGGGAGGAAAAAAGCAACTTGCATGCATCTCTGTGTTCTTTCAAATAATTCCAAATGATTTGAAAACCAAAAGATGGAAACAGAAATGCCAACACCTTCCGCCGCTGCCAAATGCTCTGGAAGCATCTGAAGCTGTGGCATTTTTTTAAGTGCAGCAGCTGTGCGCTTGCTGGTGCCCAAGGGGCACCCCATTGGGAGCTTTCTAAGGACAAATAGGATTGAAGTATAAAAACAAAGTACAAAGTAAACAGAAGTATAAAGCATTAAAATAAAGTTATTTCATTTGCATCATTCATTTCgctagaaggtttttttttcctgtccaaGAACATGGCACAGAAGATCCACAGCTCTGTCTACTGTGGCTCAGCAGGAAGATCTGTGTCTCAGtgacagcatctgcttggcctgcaaaaggtcccaggttcaatccctggcatctccagttaaaagaaacaagttgtaggtgatgtgaatgacctctgcctgagaccctggagggctgctgtcaggctgagtagacaatactggccttgatggactgtTGGTCTGACTCAGCGCAAGGCAGCTGCATGTACTGGGCTCATAGATGTCAATCTATGCCAGACATTCCCATGTTTCCTCTGCAGAGTGCTCATTTGCTGCTGCTTTGCTTGTTTCTCTTTCCCACAGCTATCATTTTGAAGAGCTCCCAGGCTCAAAGCACACAACGTGCATTTAAAAAGCACAGCCAGGTTGAAGCACAACCGGAATGGTagcggatagctcaatgaaaatgttgacccagTGTACGGGTGCTgagaaaaaaaggcaaattccacactGGCCACAATTAgaacaggaatagagaataaaactgccgatatcttactgcccttatacaaatctatggttctAGTCACCGTACCCGAAAAAGGATATGGTAGAGTCtgaaaaagtgcagaaaagagcaaccaaaatgatgagatggttagagcaactgccctatgaggatcagttaaaacacttagggccaTTTAACCTATAAGAAAGGCAATTACGGTAAGGGgacacatgacagaggtctataaaattatgcatggcaggGAGAGAATGGAcagcctctcccataatactagaacctggggtcatccactgaagctgaaggctGAATAATAAATTTTCTGCAAATCAATGGTGCCACATTTGTTCCCTAGGAGGAGAGATGTTACACCGGCAACCACCATCCAGCTAGATGTCATACCTCAGGGGGGAGGAGATGGGTAACAAACTAACAGTAGGGATGGGGCACACACAGAGGGAGGGAAACACAGGAAGTTGTAGgtaaaaaggggaaggaagggggaaagaaagcaaaaggggagaggagaCCAGCTTCTAGATGataccatcgctgccctcaaccagaagcctggtggaacatctctgcctTGCAAGCCCTGCGGGCTAGGTTCTGCAGGCCATGGGTCTCAttcaacagagagttccaccaggcaggggccaaggCCAGGaaggccctggctgaggacagccagacagtcTTAGGGCCTGGGATCTCTAATAGATTGTTATTAGCCGATCGTAAGGCTCTCTGGAGGGTGTatagggagaggcggtcccaaaggtacagtggtcccaagccatttagggctttaaaggttaataccaaaaccttgatCTGGAATTCAAACCAGAGCCGGTGCAGCTGGCAAAGCACCGGTTGAATATGTGCTGGTCATGATGTTCCTGTCAGGAcctgggctgctgcattctggaccaattgtAGTTTCCGGAGCATGTACACCACACATGTGCACATGTACACCAACAGTGAGGCTAAAAAAGCAAGTGGCTTGACGCGTGTATATTCAATCTTAATCACAAGTGAGAAGTTGGCAGTGTGGGTTACAGAACAAAAGAAATCCCCCCTGCTCACCCTACAACTAATATAGCACCAACCAAAGCGCCTAACAAATGTTGACGCCACCAAGTATGACAACTGTCCTTGTGCATCTGAGATCATTTGTACTTTCCAAAAACTTGTCAAGGAAAATCAAATTATGGGCAACCGCAGCTGAAAGCTTACCACATGGCTGAATGGTTTGACTGTCTATTGTCCTACTTATTTCCAATATTATCTTCTAAAAAACACCAAAGAGATGAGAACATCCCTTTCTGACTTCTGCAAATGCAGCCACCTTGTCCTGGAATCCAGTGAGAGTAGAATAAATCAAGTATAGACCACAGGTCCTGAAGGGCACTGCTGCTCCACAGTTATGGAAATCCCTTCCCAGGATGCTCTCCAAGTCACTGTGGGAACATCCCAATGCCCAGGGACCACAGTAGTAAGGAGAGGAATGTGACATAATGCATGTATTGTAAACAATGTCTGAAAATGTTGTGAATTGTGTACACCTTGCTTCACGGGTAGCGTAAAAGGCATGGAGGTTGgctgggagaggggaaggtgagcGTGAGAGAAATGTGGGAACTTAGATTGAGTGACAAAATGAGAGACATCCAGGAATGAAGTGTTCTGATTGGACGAGATATATACTGGAGAAAGTGAGGAGAGGGGAGAGCCAGGTAGGGGGACTGGAAAAGAAGATGGTACAGAAAGGGAAAGACTAGATATGCAGGGAATTGTAAAGTGTGGTAGCTAGGGAGGGAGGATATGATGGATAAGTTTAGAAATAATAGGTTTAGTGCTGTGTCTTTTCCAGCATTGGGGTAGATACAGCCTCCAGGGTCCGAGGCCAGGTcttcccattgaaaataatgtgtgtgtataaagtgccatacAGTTGCAACTGACTTGTGGCCACCCGAACTtatggggtattcaaggcaagagacttacaatggttgccattgcctgcctctgcgtagcaaccctggacttccctggtgatctcctatccaattactaaccagggccaactctgcttagcttctgagatctgacaagatcagtctagactgggccatccaagtcagggattGCAAATAACAGTCCTCTAAAATTTGAAGAACTGTTCAGAGCCGAATTAGCTGTAtaagcagtatcattaaagtataaGTAAAATTTGGAGGGACGATGTGTCACAGAACAGCTGGGGGTCAGGGGgcacttcctctctctccctttctctccgcTGCTGATGCCTCCCGGAAACCCAAAACAGTCTCGAAATCCAGGGAGATAATTTATTGTTAGTCATGGACTTCTGAATCAACTAATTTGGGGCTTAATTTCAGCTCTGAAATATCTGAATGCACGCCCCTAATCCAGAGCGAATCTGGTGTTAAGAGTAGTTTCTCGGTATTTAGGGAAGCAGCAAACAGACTGCACCTCAGGTTCAAGAGAGCTGCGAAGTCCCAAGAAGGGTATGGATCACAGATCTGAAGTGATACAAAGTGGGATACAAAATTAAGAGTGCCACATTAAAGCTGCAAGGAATCCTCTGCCACTGGGagggagcacccccccccccttacaggaAGAACACACTTACGAGAAGGTCTATTTGGGTCAATGCTTGCTTGGTCCAGATCTGCCATTCTGATCTCTCTTCCACCTGTTTAGTTTGTTCCACCTGAGGGTAGGGGGCTGTGCCCCTGGACTGACGGGAGCCACTCTTGGAAAGAATCACTGCCAGGAAAGCAGGATACAAGAAACAAACCAAGTTGCCTTCTATCAAGTCAGGTCATTGGCTCATTGAGGATTATCATAATTATTATCTGTACCCTGGGAAGCTAAAACAATAACGTATCATCAATTAAATTCGTCAAAAATAAACAGCTTATTCTACTAGACATCATATAACGATATTTTAGCAGATATAATAGATAATGAGGGCTCATTTCAATTAAGCAGTCATAGAAGTCAGTaacattttggggggtgggggggaaagccattAATATATGCTAACAGTTTGTTTTCTATATAGTTAGTCCTTTTCTAAAGAGGATGTTATATGGGGGTACGACA
It contains:
- the LOC130475789 gene encoding 60S ribosomal protein L28-like, producing the protein MELSVTSPNDATAAGHKAEQGQEGLGKVSAHLQWMIVCTSSLIKRNKQTRSMEPNNLKARNSFRYNGLIHRKTVGVEPVADRKGVVVVLKKHAGQPPPDEEITINKNARAMLNSLHHIIHTSNYRKDLHMAALHHASTILHSQKPVVVKKKRTQATKTA